Genomic window (Gelria sp. Kuro-4):
TAAGTAATCCTCAAGCTGCTTTGTGTCGTTAAACAGGTAAGGGACACTAATGGCTGTAAACCTGGGCTCGAAATTAGCGTAAAGGGAAGTGGATAGAACCAGCATGTCGAGCGAACCCGCGCCCAATTGCTTCACAGCCGCAGCCGGATCGCCGCCGTAAAGGCTTCCGTTGGGCGAGACTTTAATTTCAATACTGCCGTTGCTTTTTTCACCAACAGCCTTGGCAAACTCTTTCGCGGCCACAGTGATTGAGGAGCTATCCGGGTCGGGTGTAGCCAGATTCATTACCACTTTCTTCGCCGCCTGCCCGCCCTGTGTGCCCCCGCCGGTCGGCGCCGGCTGGCTGCACCCAGCTAACAGGAAGAGCGCGAGGACGGCCACCAGGATCCGCTTCACCATTTCGCCGAAACCCCCTTCTTCTTTTCCGGACCTTTCGTCCAGGTCTATGTTTCTTAATTCGCCGTTAACATTCTAATTCCTTCATATTTGTTCACTTGTAGTCATTGATATTTCCTTATCAATCTATATGCGTCAATATCGTTCATCTTGGTTATAATTCCAGGCGGCACAGGGATAAGGGCTTGATATGCCCAACAAAGGGAAAATCCCGGCTCCCAAGGCCGGGGCCGGGCTGCAGGTGATGCGAGGCCAAACCCGTAATAGGCTTCATCAAACCTGCTTAAACGTCAGCGTATCCGCCGGGTAGTCGAGGAGGGAGGCGAGTTCGTCGTCGAGGCGCAGGAGGGAGACGGAGCAACCGGCCATCTCCATGGAGGTGGCGAACTCGCCGACGTAGCTGCGGTGGATCTTGATGCCGTGCGCCTTGAGGTAATCGGCCACGGCCCGCCCGACAATGTAAAGCTCCATGAGGGGTGTGGCACCCAGGCCGTTGATGAGGACGGCCACCGTCTCACCGCCCTTTAAGGGGAAGTCCGCGGCCGCTTTGCTCACGAGAAGCTCGGCCACTTCGTTCGCCGGGCGCAGCTTGGTGCGCTCGATGCCGGGTTCACCGTGGAGGCCCATGCCGATTTCCATCTCGTCCTCGCCGATGCTGAAGGTTGGCGCGCCCTTGGCCGGCACGGTGCAGGAGGTGAGCGCCATGCCCATGCTCCTGAGGTTCTCAGCGGCCTTTTTCCCGAGCGCCAGCACCCGCTCGAAGGGCATCAGCCGCGCGGCAGCCGCGCCGGCGATCTTCTGGACGAAGAAGTTGCCGGCGATGCCCCGGCGCCCTACCGTGTAGGTGCTGTTTTCCACCGCCACGTCGTCGTTGACCACGATGGTGTCGACCTTCATCCCTTCGGCCCGGGCCATCTCCTGGGCCATGTCGAAGTTTAAAATGTCGCCGGTGTAGTTGTTGTAAATCTGGATAACACCTGCGCCCCCGTCCACCGCCTTGAGGGCGGCCAGGATGTGGTCGGGGGTGGGCGAGGTGAAGACGTCGCCCTGCACGCCCGCGTCCATCATGCCCGGGCCGACGCAGCCCCAGAAGGCCGGTTCGTGGCCGCTCCCCCCGCCGGCGATAAGGCCTACTTTGCCCGCCACGGGGGCGTCGCGCCGCACGAGAACATAAAAGTCCGGGAGCTTACGGACCCGTTCGGGATGCAGGCGCTCAATTCCCTCCAGCGTTTCCGTTACCACGTCCTCAACCCGGTTAATTAGCTTCTTCATACCTATTCCTCCCCTCCCGCCGGTTATCTCTAGTTATTATACTATATAAAACTGGTAATTACGACTCTTTTGGCCACTCTAAATTCAGTACGGTCGGCAGGAAAAGAAACAGCGCCGGAGGGCGGCCGCCCGGGCGGCACGCAGATCAGCACAGGCTTGTCGTTGCCGGCTTATAGGGTCGGAACGGGTGAAACATTGCCACTAAGTCCATGCAGATGTGGTACAATATTACCAACAAGGCACGGGAACCGGCCGACTAACCGACCGAGAAAGGGGGACGATCTCATGCCTGAAAGAAGTGGTGATTGGTTCCGGCAGGCGGAGGCCGACCTGCGGCACGCCCATAATTCCCTGGCCAGCGGGGACTACGAGTGGGCCTGTTTCGCCGCTCAGCAGGCCGCGGAAAAAGCAGTGAAGGCCCTTTTCCAAAGCCTTCACCTGGACGCATGGGGCCACACTGTGAGCCTTCTGCTCGCCAATCTCCCCCAGGGACAAGCGGTACCGCAGGACCTCCTGGACAAGGCCAAGGTGCTTGACAAGCACTACATCCCCGCGCGTTACCCGAACGGCTTTGAGAGCGGTGCCCCGACCGATTTCTACACGCGGCCGGAAGCAGAACAGGCCGTCCGAATCGCAGGTGAGATCATTGCCTTCTGTAAAGATCATCGCGGCGAATGAGCCCGAAGTAAGACGGGCTCTGCGTCAGTACGTGGCGAGCTTAAAGAAAAGGCAGGAAGTAAAGGCAGTCTACCTCTGTGGTTCCTGGGCCAGAGGGCGTCATTCCCCTTACAGTGATGTCGATCTGCTCGTTCTCCTCAGCGCAGGGGACCAGCGGCGGCCGTTCGACCGGGTTCCAGACTACCTACCCGCGCGTTTTCCTGTGAGTCTCGACCTGTTCATTTACACCAAGGAAGAGCTGGCGCGTAATGAGTTCGCCCAAAACCTCCTGGCTACCGGCATCCCCTTGTAAAAGGGGTTTTGTTTTGCTCTACTCGTTCAGGCTCTGCTCGAAGGTCCCCCACACCACCGGCCGGCCTTCGTCCACCATAAGCCGGCCGCGGGCCCAAACCTGGTGGAGGGTAAGTTCCGGCGTTAGCACGGCCAAATCCGCATCCGCACCCACCTGTATGCCGCCCTTCTGCGGCCAGAGCCGGAGCAGGCGGGCCACGTTGCGGGTGAGCACCTGCGCGGCCTGCTCCAGCGGGAGCCCTTCTTTTTGCACCAGGTCGCACAGCTCACCAAGCAGGGAGTCTTCTTTACCGACGAGGAGCCCTCGCAACTGCCCGTGAGAATCGAAATCGGGCGCGCTGCCGAAACCGTCAGAGCTCATGGTGATGTGTTCCAGCGGCACGCCTTTCGCCAGCGCCTGCGCAACGGCCTGGCTGGGCTTGATGGCCGCCGGCACCGCCCTGGTGGGCACGATGCTGGAGGTGATGTCCAGAAAGCCGCCCCGCTTGCCCCACCGCAACGCGTCTTCGAACAGCCAAGGGTTACGGTTGACGTGGGTGGGAACAAATTGCGTAAGGGGGATTTCCGATTCATCGACGATGTGAAAGAGCAGCTTCAGCCCGCCCCGCCCGTCGCCCAGGTGCAGGTGCACCACCCCGGCCTTGCCGCTCAGCATCCCCCCGACGCGCGCTTCGGCGGCCAGCTTCTCAATCTCCTCCGGCCGTGGCTCGGACGAGCGGTGATCCGAGATGGCTATCTCCCCCGTCCCGATCACCTTATCGACGAGCACCAGGTCCGAACGCACGCTGCCGGTGAGGGTGCGCGTGGGCACCTCGTAGGCGCCGGTGTAAATGTAGGTGCTGATGCCTTCCGCTTCCAGGCCGCGCGCCTTGGCCAGGAGCCCCGCCATGTGCCGGGTGACACCGTCGGTGCCGAGAAGCCCCACCACCGTCGTCACGCCACAGCGCGTGATGGCGGAAAGCTCCGCCTCGGGGGTACGCGTGGCGAAGCCCCCCTCGCCACCCCCGCCGGCGATGTGAACATGCTGGTCGATGAAGCCCGGGAGCAGGTAATAACCGGAAAGGTCAACCTCAGCTGCCTGCCATCCCGCCGGAACCTCCAGTTCCGGGCCGAGGGCAGCGATGCGCTCGCCCGCCACCAGGACGTCCTGCCGGCCCAGGTCTTCCGGCGCAAAGACCCTGGCTCCCCTGAGAAGCGTGAAGAATGGCTTTCCCGTCACAGCACTACCCGCCTTTCTCTCCGGCGCACCGCCTCAGCGCCCCTAGCCTTCCACCGGACGGCACAGCGCATGCGCCGCTTTCCTGCTTGCCGCCGCTGGTCGGTGAAAAGTAAAAGCCGTTCAGGAAGCAGCCGAAAAGGGAATGCCGGTCCGGATGGCGAACTAAGCTCAGAATTCGTTTACCGGAGTGAGTTACGTGACGGCCAGGACTAAAATGCTGCTGGGCGGCATCATCTCTGTAGCGCTCAGCGCCGGTTCCCTCGCTTACATCTTCTTTCGCCTGCCGGGCGAAACCTTTCCCCTCACCTCAAGACTCATCCGCTGGAGCAGCATCCTGGCAGCTCTTTCCCTGCTCATCCTGGCCTGGCTCTGCGACGCGCTGCGCCTTAAGTTCCTGGCACGCGCCCTCAATAAAGGGCTGCCGCTTGCCACCGGGCTCAGGGCGATCCTGGCGGGGAACTTCGTCACCCTGGTGACACCTTTTCTTTTCGGCGGTGCTCCAGCCGTGGCGTACATCTTGACCCAAGCTGACCTCACCTGGACAGAGGCCAGTGCTGTTGTGGCTGCCGGCGGTTGGGTCGCCCAGGGAGCGCTGGCGGCGCTTTCACTGCTCGCCCTGCTCACCCTGCGCCTGCTGCGGCTTTCCCTGCCGTTGTCCGCTCTCTTTCTTGCCGGCATTGCCACCCACATCCTCGTCCTGGCGACAGCCGGATTCCTTGTCCTGCGACCGGAGCTGGCCGAACTTGTGCTGCGTTTCGTGCCTGGGCGCCTGCGCCCGCAGGCGCAGCGCGCCCTTCGACGGTTTCAAGCCCATATGGAACAGCTGTTTACGGCAAGTCCACGCTGGCTGTTTCTCTCCTTCGGCTGCGCCGCATTCTACTTTCTCCTCTTTTTCGCCATCGCGCCGGCCCTCCTGTCCCCCCGGGCGCCCACCTTGAGCTGGCCAGCCCTGGCGGCCTTCCAGGACGCGGCGTACCTGGCGGCCGCCTTTGCCCCCACCCCGGGGGGAAGCGGGGCCAGCGAGTTCGGCATCCTCTACATCTTCCGCCGAGTGCTGCCGCTCCCGCTGGTTAAGGAGTACGTCCTCTGGTGGCGCCTTCTGACTTTTTACCTCAACCTGCTCGCCGGCGGCATCGCCCTCAGCCTCAGCACCTGGCGGCTTTTCACCCGGCCGGAAAGCGGCGGGCACACTTAAAGGGACTGGTTCCAGCGACCAGTGCCCTTTTCTTGCTTCCGGCCTTACGCGACGCGATGCGCCAGCGCCAGGGCCAGGATCTTGGTACCAGTGAGCAGGGCCTCGGTGGCAAAACTCATGTGCGGGTCGTGCAGCCCCGGCGTGGCATCCGCGCCCAGGGCCAGGAAAGCCGTCTTGAGGCTGCGGTCGGCCATCTTGAACTCGTGGAAGTCGTCGCTCCCCGGGCTGTGGATGGGCTCCAGCAGCCCCTCCGGGCCGAGGACTGCTTCAATGGCCCTCGCCAGGTTGGCGACGGCTTCCTGGTCGTACTCGGCCGCCGGCACAGAACCGAGGACGTTAAACTCGGCCGTTCCACCCACCGCGGCGGCGCCGCCGGCGCAGGCCGCCTTCACCTTGGCTGCAATCTCCTCCATCAAGGCGTTTGTCTCGGCACGCAGGTCCAAGGTAAAGACCACCTTATCAGGGATGATGTTGCTCGCCACCCCACCGCCGGCGATCTTTGTAACCTTGGCCGACCACTGCTGGGCCGGGTTGGCCCAAAGCGAGTTGATGCCCAGGATGGCGAGCGCCGCGCCGTCGATGGCGTTCACGCCCAGGTGCGGCCGCGCCCCGTGTGCCGCCCGTCCCTTGATGGTAACCTCTGCTACCGTGCTGCCGCCGTGCCAGAGCGCCGGTGCCGCCTGGCCGAGCCGCGCCTCTTGAATGGGACGGATGTGCACGCCGTAGAGCTCGTCCAGCCCTTGGCCGGCCCCGGCCGCCACCATGTTCTTGGCCCCCACCAGGCGCTCTTCCGCCGGCTGGAAGATCACGCGCACCCGGCCGCGTTTAACCAGTCCCAGTTCCTTAAGGATCTTAAGGGTCCAGAGCCCCATGGTAGAGTGGGCATCGTGCCCGCAGGCATGCAGGTAGTACGTCTCGCCGGCCTCATTCTTGAAAGGCAAGGCATCCATGTCGGCCCTCAGGCCCACGCTCGGGCCGGGCTCCGCTCCCGCCACCTCGGCGGTAAAGCCCGTCTCCGTAAGCTCCCGGACAGCGATGCCGGCCTCTGCCAGCCTGGCCTTGAGGTAAGCGGCGGTCTTGTGCTCCTCCAGACCCCACTCCGGCAGGCCGTGCAGGTCGTGAAACGTCTTGAGAATCTCTGCACGGTATGCCTCGACAGCTCTCGCAATGGCTGCGTTCATGCGCAGCGCCTCCTTTGACTTAGACTCTTGTCTCTTTTCGCCGTCTACGGAGCATTCCCTGCCACTCGCCAGCTGCTGACGATCCAAGAGCATTTAACAGGGTGCTGGCATCCGAGCCGGCTTTTCGAGGTGTGGATCAGAAGAAGATAAGAATGGCCCGCATTACCCACATGGAGAGGAGAGCGTTAAGGATGGAAATCGCCATGATGTGCGGGTAGTAGCGCGTGTTGACCTCCGCCGTACCCAGGCAGCGGCCCAAGTACTGGATAAGAGAACCCATGAGGTAGATGGCGGGCATGAGCACGGTGATGTCGGCCGCACTCAGGGTTTCGGCCGTGTAGAGGCCAGCCGCCACGCCGACGCCCCCGCCCATGCTCATAAAGGCCGCCAGCAGCACCGCCGCCGCCTGCCCCGGCAGCCCCCAGAGGGCCATGATAGGTGCGAAAACCTTGCCCAAGAGGTCTAGGAGGCCAGTGACATTGAGGGCCCGAATGATGACGAAGGCCATGATCACGTTGGGCATCATGTTGGTGGTGGCAATGGTGAAACCACGTCGCGCTCCATTTACGAACATGTCAAGGACGTTCTGTTTGCTCGGCACCGCTTGCGCTGTGGCCATGCTTTTCTCCTCCTACTTCACTGCCTGGGGCATCCCGGCAGCGGTTTTTTTCTGCGTTGCCTTGATGTAGATGCGCAGCAGGTTGGCGCCCAAGACCTTGAAAACCATCATCACTACAAAGGGCACAATGATGGGCGTCAGCATGATGCTGAAAAGCGCCGCCGCGGACGAGAAGTAGTTGGTGATGGGCGCATCAGCGCTGATTTGGAACATGGAGAAGACGGTCCGCTCGTCGTCAGTGATCTGGCCGTTCTGGTACAGTTCCTTGGTCATCCCAGCGCCGGCGTCGGTGCTCTGCAGACTGGCGATAAGGGCCAGACCGCAGATACCCGGGATACCGATGACCGGCTTAAGAAGCGGGGTCATCAGCTTCTGCGCCGCCCGCAGGCCGCCGAGGCCTTCCACCACAGACACCACACCCAGAGCCAGGATCACCGCCGGCATCAGCTCCAGGGCAAACATAAAGCCGTCGCGCGCGCCAGACCCTCCCGCGCCGCGGAAAGTGAAAGCTGTTTTCGCCCCGTCGAGGGCGATTTTTCCATAGGAACCGTTAAGCACAGTAAAGTCGAGGACCTTCAGCCAGCCTTGGCTGGAAGCAAAAATCCCCGAGAAGAAAAGAATAGCAAAAATAAGCGCGGCGTAGGCAACCCAAGTAACATTATCCGATTGACCCGCTTGCAGCTTTTTCTCTTCCATTTACCGGTACTCCTCCTCTGATCAGCACGTTGCCTTATCCTCTCTGCAACTCACCACCGGCGCCGATGGAACCGACCGGCTTCAGCGCGTCGGGGGCAGCGTGTTGGAAAGCTGGTACGCGGCCTCGCCGAGCAACTTCACACCCAGGGGCAGCACCTCTTCGTTGATATCAAAACGGGAATTGTGGTGCCCGGCCGCGATTTCCGTACCCAGGATAATGTAGGTGGCCTGACCACCGCGCTCTTGGACACGGGCCATAAAATAGCTGTAGTCCTCGCTGCCGCCGGCCGGGCCGAACTCGGCCACCTCGGTCACTCCGGGAACGGTCTTGGCGATGGCGGCCAGCTTCTGGGCCAACTGAGCGCTGGCCTCGCCGCTGAGCGCTGCGCCCGCTTGCTTTACGTCCACCTCGACAGCGTGCATCATCGCCGCTCCTTGCAAGATCCTATGGGCGCGTTCGCGCACAAAATCGTTGAGTTCGGTGGTGGCGCCTCGCGTCTCAATCTTCATTTCCGCGCGGCCGGGGATCACGTTGCGACCGCTTCCCGCCACTAAGGTGCCCACGTTGATGCGGGTGGCGCCCTGGCTGTGGCGGGAGATGGCGTGCAGGTTCAAGGCCGCCGTGGCCGCGGCCAGGAGGGCGTTGTGCCCCGCCTCCGGCTCTCCGCCCGCATGGGCCGGTACGCCGGTGAAGGTAACATCAAGCTTGGTGGTGGCGAGGAACCCCCGGCCGCCGCACACCACTTGGCCCACCTTCCGGCGCGAGATGCCCACGTGAATACCCAGCATGTAGTCCACGTCGTCCACCACCCCGGCCTCTACCATGGCCCGGGCGCCGCGCACCCCCTCTTCCGCCGGCTGAAACACGAGTTTAATCCGGCCCTTGAGCTCGTCTTTAATGGCCATGAGCACCTCAGCCAGCCCTAAGCCAATGGTGGTGTGTGCATCGTGCCCGCAGGCGTGCATGGCGCCCGGGTTTTCGGAGACAAATCCCTCGGCGAACGGCCGGTGAGTCGCTTCGCGCGCCTCGTCCACATCGTTGGCGTCCATGTCGAAGCGGAACCCCAGGGTCGGCCCCGGCCGGCCGGTATCCAGGACGGCCACGACGCCGGTCTTACCGCCCTCCATGCGGGCCACAATCTCCGGGTCGGCTCCTTGCTCCAGCGCCTGCTGCTGCCGCCGGGCGAGCTCTTCCGGACCCGGCACGCCCATCATCGCTTCTTCTTTGATCACTTCGCCGCCGTAGTACACCTCGTAGCCCAGTTCCTGCAGCTTTTTCACCACCAGGCCGGCCGTTCGAAACTCCGTCCAACCCGGTTCGGGGTAGCGGTGCAGATCCCGCCGCAGCGCCACCAACCGCTCTTTAAGTCCCGCTGCCAGTTCTGCGATCCCAGGATGCATGTTCAAACCTCCTTAAGTCCGCCGCTGACCTTATTGTGCCCAACCGGCCCCAGCCGGCACTGCGAGGAGCCCCCGCTTCGCCCCTGCGGCGCTCGGCTCCTCTCCCTATATTCGTTTCGGCCGGGCTTACTCCTCCAAGACAGGCTGTGCTTAGAGGGGCAGGAGCACGCGTTGCGCCTTTTTCCTTCAAACGCGGACAAAAAAAAGACCAGCTGTTCCCTCCAACACCTGGTCTTGGTCCTGGCTACCTTGCGCGCCTTTACTTATCCCAGTGTCGCTTCATGAGGTCAATGAGGTCCAGCCATTCGGCGTAGCGGCGGCGGTAGGCGGCGGAAGCGGCCGGGTTGGGCTGGAAGGCGGCGCGGATCTTCACCGCTTCCTTGAAGGCCGTGGCGTAGTCCGGGAAGATCCCGGCGCCGACGCCGGCGGCGAGGGCCACGCCCAGGGCACCGATCTCGGTCGCGGCCACCACCTCCACCGGCACCTCGAGCACGTCGGCAAACATCTGGCTCCAGACGTCGCTCTTGGCGCCGCCGCCCGAAAGGCGCGCCTTTTTGATCTCGCAGCCGGCGGAGCGCAGGCGGTCGATGTGCCACTTGTGGATGAAGGTGATGCCCTCATACACGGCCCGCGCCAGGTCGGCAAAGGTGTGCCCCTGCGCGATGTTGAAGAAGCCGGCGCGGCCGCGCGGGTGCACATTGGGGCTACCCAGGAAAGGGTGGTAGATCACGCCGGTGCCGCCGGGGGGCAGCGAGGCCACGGCCGCGTTGATGACGTCGAACTTGGAGATGCCGCGCTTTTGCGCCTCCAGCACGGCACCGCCGCCCAGCTGGTTGACAAACCACTCCAGGTTGATGGCGGAGGTGGCGCTTCCTTCCAGCACCAGCACCTTCCCCGGCAGGGCGAAGTGCATGTTCATGATGACATTGGTGGCCGGCTCGTCGGTGATCACCTCGTTAATGGACCAGGTGCCGGCCACCACCGCAGCCACACCCGGGTCGATGGCGCCCGAGCCCACGGCGCAGGCGGCCACGTCCATCATCCCGGCTGAACAGGGGGTGCCGGGTGCGAGACCGGTGCGCTCCGCCGCCGCCGGCAGCACGTGCCCGACGATGTCGTGGCCGGCCACGGCCAGGCGCGGCAGCTTGCTGTACATCTCGGGAATACCGTAGAGCTCCATGAGACGGCGCGAGTAGGTGCCGGCCCTAAAGTGAAGGAGCCCGTTGCCGCTCATGTCGTTGAGCTCGGAGACCAACTCACCCGTGAGTTTGAACCGGATCAGGTCTTTGCACATGAGGACGCCGGCGATGCGCCGGTAAGCCTCGGGCTCGTTCTCTTTGATCCACCGAAGGAGCGGTCCCGGCTGGCCGGGGTAGGGCTGGCCCAGGGTGATGGCGCTGATTTCGCTGTAGCGCCCGCTCTTTTTGTAGTCCTCGATGATATCCACGGCGCGGGCGTCCTGCGAGCCGATGCCGCGCCGCACCAGGCTGCCTTCTTCGTCCACCGCGTAGAGCCCGTTGCCGTGGCCGGTGAAGCCCACAGCGGCGATGTCTTTCGGATCGACGCCGGACTTGGCGATCACCTCGCGGATGCAGTCCGCGGTATTCTGCCAGAGCCGCTCGGCGTCGCCCTCCACCCAGGTGGGTTCGGGGTTTACCACCTCGTAGCGGCGGGCGGCCACGGCTGCCTCGCGGCCGGCGAGGTCAAAGAGCGCGACCTTGGAGTTGGTGAGGCCGTCGTCGATACCCATGAGGTACTCAGCCATCCTTCTCCCCTCCCGGGTTAGCATTTGCCTATGGGCGTTGGAGCTGCAATACACAGCTTGGGACTTAAAACGCTAAATGCCCAGTGCTGAACGCTCTAAATGGCACCCTGCCCCGGTTCACCCACGGCCGGGGTTCTTCGCCGCGAAAGAGCTTGGCAAGCTCGCGCGCCAGCCGGTGCGGAGCCTTGGCCAGGGCATCGCGGGTGGTGCCGGCCATGTGGGTGGTGATGGTGCAGTTGTCCAGGGTAACCAGCGGGTAGTCCTTGCCGGGCGGCTCTCGGTCGAAGACGTCGAGCGCCGCCCCACCGATCTTCCGGTCGCGCAGGGCTTGATAGAGGGCGTCTTCGTCCACCAGCCCCGAGCGCGCGGTGTTGACGAGAATGGCGGTGGGCTTCATGAGGGCGAGCTCCCGCGCCCCGAGCATGTGCTCGTTTTCCTCCGTGAGGCGCGCGTGAATCGTGACGAAGTCGGACTCCTTAAGCAGCGTGTCAAGGTCGGTGAGGGTGACGTTCAGCGCCGCCGCTGCCTCCGGTCCAGCATACGGGTCGTAGGCCAGGAGGCGCACCTCGAAGCCGGAGAGCTTGCGCGCCACCAGCTGCCCGATCCGGCCGAAGCCGATAATGCCCACCGTCCGGCCCGGCAGGTCCGGCGAGTAGGGTAGGTTGATGAAGTCGCGGCGCCACTCGCCCTGCTTTAAGGCCATGTGGCTGCGGGCGATGTTGCGCGCCTCCGCCAGCAGCATGCCGACGGCGTAGTCGGAAACGGCGTCGGCGTTGCGCCCCGGGTTGTTGAAGAACATGATGCCCTTTTCGGTCAGGTAGTCGGCGGCCACGTTCTCGTAGCCGGCGCGCAAGCTGCCCACCGCTTTAAGTTTCCGGCCGGCGTCGATGAGCCGCCGTCCCAGGGGAAGAAACTGCATGATGAGTACATCGGCATCCGCGATTAACGGGAAGATGTCCGCGGGCGGCGGCACCGCCTCCGGCCCTTCCTCCTCCAGCCTGCGGTTGAGATACTGCAGCCTTTCCATGCTGCCCTGCAGCCAGTCGTAGGTCACCAGTTCACAGCCGTACCCGCGCCAGGGGGCGAAACCGTCCAGCAACAGGTCAGAACCGATGTAGTCGTCGCCCACCAAAAGAACTTTCATCTTTGCCACCTCTTGTAAGTTTCGGCCAAGTTGTAGTTACCCCGGCCACGCCGGGGCGGCGGCTTGGGGGGCAACCAGGCGGGTTGCCCCCACCGCAGCAGTGCGGGGTCGCCTCTGACGGCTGAGTGCCCAATGCTAAACGCCAATCAGGCCTTGCCGGCCGACCCGCAGAGCTCGATCTTGCGGCGCACCACGTCTTTCATCAGCTCCAGCGGCTTTTCGTAGATGTACATGGGCCACGGCGCCCGCCGCTCGTTGGTGGCGAGAAATTCCTTCAGGCCGTCCACGAGGGCGACGCAGAGCTCCGAGAAGATGTTAAGCTTGGCGATGCCGTGGGCGATGGCATCCTTTACCTGCTCGTCCGGCGTGCCGGAGCCGCCGTGCAGCACCAGCGGCACCTTGGAGACGGCGTTGATGGCCTGAAGGCGCGGGATGTCGAGCTTGGGCGCTGCGGTATAGATTCCGTGGGCCGTGCCGACGGCCACCGCCAGGGCGTCCACCGCCGTATCGGCCACGAAGCGGTCGACGTCCGCCGGGTCTGTCAAATGCCCTTCGTCCTCGCCTTCGCCGGCATAAACCTCGGCCTTGCCCACGTGGCCCAGTTCCGCCTCAATGGTTACACCCCTCGGCCGGGCGTAGGCCACAACCTTCTTGGTGAGCGCCACATTCTCGGCGTAAGGCAGCGAGGAGCCGTCGATCATCACGGAGGAGAAGCCGGCATCCACCGCCTGCTGGCAGAGCTCAAAGCTGGGGCTGTGGTCCAGGTGCAGAGCCACCGGCACGGAAACCTGCCCGGCGGCGGTGCGCACCAGGCTCACCAGGTAGGGCATCGCCGCCTCGGCATCCGGCGGCACCACCATGCAGATAACCGGCGACCGCATTTCCTCGGCCACCTCGGCCACTGCCCGCACGAACTCCAGGTTGCTCACGTCGAAGGCCGGCACGGCGTATTTACCCGCCCGCGCCTTCTCCAGCAGGTCCTTCATGGGTACCAGAGCCAATTTCATTACCTCCTTACGTTGGCAACGCAATCTTCCCGTCTGCCGTCAGCGCATCAGCATGCCGCCGGAGATATCGATTGTCGCGCCGGTCATGTAGCTGTTGCGCTCGGACACCAGGAACAGCACCAGGTCGGCAATCTCCTCCGGCGCGGCGATGCGGCCGATGGGGATGCGGGACAGGTAGCGGCCCGGGTCCTTCAGCACCGGCGCCGTCATGTCGGTGTAGACCATACCGGGGGCCACGGCATTTACCTGAATGCCCTCCTTCGCCACCTCGCGCGCCAGCGAAACAGTAAAGGCCACCACCCCCGCCTTGGAAGAGGCGTAGTGGGCATGCCCGGTGGTGGAGCCGCGGAAGGCGGCCTGCGAGGTGAAGTTGACGATCTTCCCCGGCGCCCGGCGCTCCAGGAGATGCCGTACCAGCCACTGGTTGGTAAGAAAGACTCCGGTGAGGTTTACGTCCAGGGTGCGCCGCCAGTCTTCCTCTTTAATGTCCACCACCTTACCCGTGGGCCAGATGCCGGCGGTGTGCACCAGGATGTCCACCGGTCCCAGGTTGCCCACCACCTGGCGGAACATGGCGTCCACTGCAGCCGCCTGGGAGACGTCGCCCTGCACCGCCAGAGCCGTACCGCCTTGCGCGCTGATCTCGCGCACCACATCCTCGGCCGCCTGGGGCGACTTGGCGTAGTTTACCGCCACCTTTGCCCCTTCGCGGCCCAGGGCCAGGGCCACCGCGCGGCCCATGCCGCGCGACCCGCCCGCCACCACGGCCACTTTCCCCTCAAGCCCCAAGTCCATGTGCCATCGTCTCCTTTCCCAGCCCCTACGCCTCCGGTGCCAGGATCACTTTGAGCGCGGCGCCGCTACGCGCGAGTTCAAAGCCCTCCCGGTACTTAGAAAGCGGCAGCACCTTCGTCACCAGGCGCTCGGCGTCCAGCCGCCCGGCCGCCATCAGGTCCAGGAT
Coding sequences:
- a CDS encoding nucleoside recognition domain-containing protein; amino-acid sequence: MEEKKLQAGQSDNVTWVAYAALIFAILFFSGIFASSQGWLKVLDFTVLNGSYGKIALDGAKTAFTFRGAGGSGARDGFMFALELMPAVILALGVVSVVEGLGGLRAAQKLMTPLLKPVIGIPGICGLALIASLQSTDAGAGMTKELYQNGQITDDERTVFSMFQISADAPITNYFSSAAALFSIMLTPIIVPFVVMMVFKVLGANLLRIYIKATQKKTAAGMPQAVK
- a CDS encoding class II fructose-bisphosphate aldolase, giving the protein MALVPMKDLLEKARAGKYAVPAFDVSNLEFVRAVAEVAEEMRSPVICMVVPPDAEAAMPYLVSLVRTAAGQVSVPVALHLDHSPSFELCQQAVDAGFSSVMIDGSSLPYAENVALTKKVVAYARPRGVTIEAELGHVGKAEVYAGEGEDEGHLTDPADVDRFVADTAVDALAVAVGTAHGIYTAAPKLDIPRLQAINAVSKVPLVLHGGSGTPDEQVKDAIAHGIAKLNIFSELCVALVDGLKEFLATNERRAPWPMYIYEKPLELMKDVVRRKIELCGSAGKA
- a CDS encoding FGGY-family carbohydrate kinase — its product is MAEYLMGIDDGLTNSKVALFDLAGREAAVAARRYEVVNPEPTWVEGDAERLWQNTADCIREVIAKSGVDPKDIAAVGFTGHGNGLYAVDEEGSLVRRGIGSQDARAVDIIEDYKKSGRYSEISAITLGQPYPGQPGPLLRWIKENEPEAYRRIAGVLMCKDLIRFKLTGELVSELNDMSGNGLLHFRAGTYSRRLMELYGIPEMYSKLPRLAVAGHDIVGHVLPAAAERTGLAPGTPCSAGMMDVAACAVGSGAIDPGVAAVVAGTWSINEVITDEPATNVIMNMHFALPGKVLVLEGSATSAINLEWFVNQLGGGAVLEAQKRGISKFDVINAAVASLPPGGTGVIYHPFLGSPNVHPRGRAGFFNIAQGHTFADLARAVYEGITFIHKWHIDRLRSAGCEIKKARLSGGGAKSDVWSQMFADVLEVPVEVVAATEIGALGVALAAGVGAGIFPDYATAFKEAVKIRAAFQPNPAASAAYRRRYAEWLDLIDLMKRHWDK
- a CDS encoding amidohydrolase produces the protein MHPGIAELAAGLKERLVALRRDLHRYPEPGWTEFRTAGLVVKKLQELGYEVYYGGEVIKEEAMMGVPGPEELARRQQQALEQGADPEIVARMEGGKTGVVAVLDTGRPGPTLGFRFDMDANDVDEAREATHRPFAEGFVSENPGAMHACGHDAHTTIGLGLAEVLMAIKDELKGRIKLVFQPAEEGVRGARAMVEAGVVDDVDYMLGIHVGISRRKVGQVVCGGRGFLATTKLDVTFTGVPAHAGGEPEAGHNALLAAATAALNLHAISRHSQGATRINVGTLVAGSGRNVIPGRAEMKIETRGATTELNDFVRERAHRILQGAAMMHAVEVDVKQAGAALSGEASAQLAQKLAAIAKTVPGVTEVAEFGPAGGSEDYSYFMARVQERGGQATYIILGTEIAAGHHNSRFDINEEVLPLGVKLLGEAAYQLSNTLPPTR
- a CDS encoding 2-hydroxyacid dehydrogenase, which codes for MKVLLVGDDYIGSDLLLDGFAPWRGYGCELVTYDWLQGSMERLQYLNRRLEEEGPEAVPPPADIFPLIADADVLIMQFLPLGRRLIDAGRKLKAVGSLRAGYENVAADYLTEKGIMFFNNPGRNADAVSDYAVGMLLAEARNIARSHMALKQGEWRRDFINLPYSPDLPGRTVGIIGFGRIGQLVARKLSGFEVRLLAYDPYAGPEAAAALNVTLTDLDTLLKESDFVTIHARLTEENEHMLGARELALMKPTAILVNTARSGLVDEDALYQALRDRKIGGAALDVFDREPPGKDYPLVTLDNCTITTHMAGTTRDALAKAPHRLARELAKLFRGEEPRPWVNRGRVPFRAFSTGHLAF